DNA from Desulfovibrio sp. X2:
GAGTGTGGGCATTGAGCTCTCCGGCGTGCAGTTCCAGTTGCCTGTCCATCTTGCTGGCCAGTTCCAGGTTGTGCGTCACAACGACCAGCGTCATATCGAGTTCACGGTTGAGTTGCAAAAGCATGTCCCCCACACTGCGGCCGGTGGCCTCGTCGAGGCTGCCGGTAGGCTCGTCGGCCAGGAGCACCTTCGGGCTCAGCAGGACGGCGCGCGCGATGGCTGCCCTCTGGCGCTCCCCTCCGGAGAGCGTGGTCACGGCGAAATCGGCACGCTGGGACAACCCCACGTGGGCGAGGGCCTCCTCGGCCATGCGGCGGGCCTCCTTCCAGGGCAGGTCGGCGATCAGGCCGGGCATGGCGACGTTTTCCAGGGTACTG
Protein-coding regions in this window:
- a CDS encoding ABC transporter ATP-binding protein yields the protein MNSLREPLYELRGVVKEFAGPTETVHVLRNIEAKIFRGEALAILGASGSGKTTLLHLLGTLDTPSRGEIVFEGRDLAGLSTGQRAAFRNRELGFVFQQHHLLPEFSTLENVAMPGLIADLPWKEARRMAEEALAHVGLSQRADFAVTTLSGGERQRAAIARAVLLSPKVLLADEPTGSLDEATGRSVGDMLLQLNRELDMTLVVVTHNLELASKMDRQLELHAGELNAHTPCPI